The proteins below come from a single Treponema phagedenis genomic window:
- a CDS encoding L-ribulose-5-phosphate 4-epimerase — MLEELKKKVYEANMDLQQHKLVTFTWGNVSGIDREKGLFVIKPSGVEYEKLSPEMMVVMDLKGNKIEGDYNPSSDTKTHLVLYNAFKKIGGIVHTHSPWATSWAQAGRSIPCYGTTHADYFYGAVPCVRTLTQKEIDEDYEYNTGVLIAEHFTQIATAEKQKGESIEPYIAMPCVLCKNHGPFAWGTSPEQAVYHAVVLEEIAKMAARAEALNNHIEPAPQILQDKHYLRKHGANAYYGQSKKI, encoded by the coding sequence ATGCTTGAAGAGTTAAAGAAAAAAGTATACGAAGCAAATATGGATTTGCAACAACATAAGTTGGTAACTTTTACGTGGGGAAATGTCAGCGGAATTGATCGCGAAAAGGGGCTCTTTGTAATAAAACCTTCCGGTGTTGAATACGAAAAGCTATCACCCGAAATGATGGTTGTTATGGATCTAAAGGGCAATAAAATAGAAGGCGATTATAACCCATCATCGGATACAAAAACACATCTTGTGCTGTATAATGCTTTTAAAAAGATAGGCGGAATTGTGCATACGCATAGCCCCTGGGCAACAAGCTGGGCACAGGCAGGTCGAAGTATTCCGTGTTACGGAACAACGCATGCGGATTATTTTTACGGGGCTGTTCCTTGCGTGCGAACACTCACACAAAAAGAAATAGACGAAGATTATGAATATAATACCGGTGTTCTTATCGCGGAGCATTTTACACAAATAGCAACGGCTGAAAAACAAAAAGGTGAAAGTATTGAACCGTATATTGCCATGCCCTGTGTTCTTTGTAAAAACCACGGGCCCTTTGCATGGGGTACCTCTCCTGAACAGGCAGTCTATCATGCGGTTGTGTTGGAAGAAATTGCTAAAATGGCGGCAAGAGCCGAAGCCCTCAACAACCACATTGAGCCTGCTCCGCAAATT
- the ptsP gene encoding phosphoenolpyruvate--protein phosphotransferase produces MKKFQGLASAAGFALAKAVVLETNHFSGNRVSINESQFQHEIESLHVALKKTIAEIERLKDKAAADGFEEQSEIFAAYIEIVDDEELRSDVETCIKEKSVDLSTALMDVCNEYAADMAALDDPYMQARADDFRQIFRIIMDMHTGAQSGNIGEAADFILVATEVGPADMAKADKKYLKGIVVETGSRTSHAAIVCRSMGLPMLSGINYTEAGIQTGDLLIVDAVEGNLFVNPDSALKAEYAEKISKAEAEKKCMESFRDKKGVTGAGTPIMLMANIGTVEEIDAVLENNAEGIGLFRTEFLFMQNPEKLPTEEEQFKAYKTVLSKMGDRPVTFRTLDAGGDKHIAALGIPKEENPFLGWRAIRYCLKTPEIFRVQLRALLRASEYGNCKIMIPMITGEKELLQTKKLVESVYQELEERDGKKIKPVPLGIMIETPAAALTAETLAQHVDFFSIGTNDLTQYTIAVDRGNEYVSELYDEMHPAVLSLIRQTVHAALKAGIEIHMCGEMASLTECTEAILETGLRELSMSPNRIPYLKEHLLTLKI; encoded by the coding sequence ATGAAAAAATTTCAAGGTCTCGCATCTGCTGCGGGTTTTGCTCTTGCAAAAGCAGTTGTTTTAGAAACAAATCATTTCAGTGGAAATCGAGTATCTATTAACGAGAGTCAATTTCAGCATGAAATAGAATCTCTTCATGTGGCGCTTAAAAAAACAATAGCGGAAATAGAGCGGCTAAAGGATAAGGCTGCCGCAGACGGCTTTGAAGAACAAAGTGAGATTTTTGCCGCATATATTGAAATTGTCGATGATGAAGAATTGCGCAGCGATGTTGAAACTTGTATAAAAGAAAAATCGGTGGATCTTTCGACAGCACTCATGGATGTATGTAATGAATATGCCGCTGATATGGCAGCCCTTGATGATCCGTATATGCAAGCGCGTGCGGATGATTTTCGACAAATATTTAGAATTATCATGGATATGCACACCGGTGCCCAAAGTGGTAATATCGGCGAGGCGGCTGATTTTATTTTAGTTGCAACCGAAGTCGGTCCTGCCGATATGGCAAAAGCGGATAAAAAGTACTTAAAAGGAATTGTAGTTGAAACAGGAAGCCGCACTTCTCACGCTGCGATTGTGTGCCGCTCCATGGGACTCCCAATGCTTTCCGGTATTAACTATACGGAAGCGGGCATACAAACGGGAGATTTGCTGATTGTTGATGCTGTAGAAGGCAACCTTTTTGTAAATCCCGACTCTGCGTTAAAAGCGGAGTATGCGGAAAAAATATCCAAAGCTGAGGCTGAAAAAAAGTGCATGGAATCTTTCAGAGACAAAAAAGGCGTTACCGGCGCAGGAACCCCGATAATGCTCATGGCAAATATCGGTACGGTAGAAGAAATTGACGCTGTGCTGGAAAATAATGCTGAAGGTATCGGCTTATTCCGCACTGAGTTTTTATTTATGCAAAATCCGGAAAAATTGCCAACTGAAGAAGAGCAGTTTAAGGCATATAAAACAGTTTTGAGTAAAATGGGTGACAGGCCGGTAACATTTAGAACTCTTGATGCGGGCGGAGATAAACACATTGCCGCCTTAGGAATTCCTAAAGAAGAAAATCCCTTTTTAGGCTGGCGAGCAATACGATATTGCTTAAAAACGCCTGAGATTTTTCGCGTGCAGCTTCGGGCATTATTGCGGGCAAGTGAATATGGCAATTGCAAAATTATGATTCCGATGATAACCGGTGAAAAAGAACTTTTGCAAACAAAAAAACTGGTTGAATCCGTTTATCAAGAATTGGAAGAGCGAGACGGCAAAAAAATAAAACCGGTGCCGCTTGGTATAATGATAGAAACACCCGCCGCAGCTTTAACTGCGGAAACGCTTGCACAGCATGTTGATTTTTTCAGTATCGGAACAAACGATTTAACGCAGTACACTATCGCCGTTGACAGAGGGAACGAGTATGTTTCTGAGCTCTATGATGAAATGCACCCTGCGGTTCTTTCGCTTATTCGCCAAACCGTTCATGCGGCGTTGAAAGCGGGAATCGAAATACACATGTGCGGAGAAATGGCTTCTCTTACCGAATGTACCGAAGCTATTTTGGAAACAGGATTGCGTGAACTGAGTATGAGTCCTAATCGTATACCCTATCTCAAAGAACATCTGCTTACGTTGAAAATATAA